A window of Gadus chalcogrammus isolate NIFS_2021 chromosome 2, NIFS_Gcha_1.0, whole genome shotgun sequence genomic DNA:
TAATGCAACAATCAATTAAATAATTTACTTGTTAGAAAAACTCACAAACAACTCTCCCTGTCTGAACTGAATTCAACTGAGTAGGGAGCATGTGAGAAGAGTCATCATGATAACGGGCTATACAAATGATCATAAACAGTGTCTGCTGTGTCTATGCGTTTGTACACAACCTTTCCTGGCTGGGAGGGTTCACTCTGAGAAAATGTAGCTGGTAGTGTGGTTGGATGTAAAGAGTCATCCTTAAGTCAGGATGTGTTTTTCAATAGCTTTAAAACCTTAAATAAACTCACacagtatttatatatttactgTACCTCATCTTTTCCCATCAGTACTTTGGTGGTGAACATTGGCATGCTGACATCACTTGATTTGGATTCTGGTGTGACGGACACCAACGTTCCAATCTTCCCATATTGTGTGAGAACTATGAATATATAATTGCTGAATTCGGTACAGATGACCTGCGTCCTGACTCCATTGATTTCCTTCTCCGTTTGTCTTGTTTTGATCATGGTGGTAGACATGTTCAATCCTGTAGGACGCAGATTAAGGACAAATAAGAGTAAACATTAACAGTTAATTGATTGTAAACTCCATGATCAACAACACGCAGGCATGCATCCCATACAGAGAAAATGAAATCCACCacccgcgcgcgcacacacacacacacacacacacacacacacacacacacacacacacacacacacacacacacacacacacacacacacacacacacacacacacacacacacacacacacacacagtgtaagtTAGATACCTTTGGTATTCTGCTACATCTGTGAAAATGTTGTGCTCTTTACACGCAGTAAAACACAAACATCCTCATTTATTATAGCCTGCGTCCTGAGCGCCATAGCTAAATCTACTGATTTAACGTTAAGTCCGCATTGTCTGCTAGGTTAGCAGATTCATTTTCGCCAACAGTAACTCATCAGTCGCCTTTATAGCAAACGCGTTAAGGTGTTCAGGCTCAAATTTCCATTCAAAACAGCGATTGGGACCTCATATAATGTCACTAAATACACGTGTTCGTTCAGATACAAAACACACCATGAGCAGAAGCCCGGAAGAAGACAACAATAAGCTGCAGTAGCAAACATTAGCTCCAGGGACAAAGCGTACTTGCGTAGCTGCGGACAACAATGACTTCCTTCTTACCACAGAGCAGGAACAGTAAATTATGTCTTTCAGAAACAATGTCAGCGATGTACTTTCGCACAGTTTCGCTTTTGCTTTGTCATGCTCTTCAACCACCCAAGAAGCAACCAAAACTCCCCCGCTTGTTTGCACATGCGCAGAAGGAGCAATATACAGTATGAACTAGTGACGTCATGTCACTTAATCGCTTAATGTTATCATTTTATTGaacacattcattcataaaaTAAGGTGCCATTACACGTATTTTCATTCACAAACAGATGCATACAATGTTTTGAAGGAGTTGTTGTATATTCCAGTATAGCCAGAAGGTTTATAGAAACATATGAAAGCGCAACAAGCATGCAAATAGCGTATGTACTCAGTTAACAATCAAATTATCTAAGTTTATTAGGGGTGAAGTTATTTAACACATGTATCCACCTATCAATACATCAATCTGAGAAAAACGCAGTGCAGAAAAGTTGTATATTTACTGTAATAAGGGACGATTACATTTCATATGAACTCAACCATATTGAGTTTGATTAGGCTAGTATGTTGAAACACTGTTACATTTTTCTGCCACGACAATACCATCAGTTTATAATAAGATGTATGCATAGTACCCCCTaccgtaacccccccccccccccccaacgttTTGCTGTATTAATCTTTCTATACAGATGTCACAGGCTGGCTACTGACAGCCAAAAAGTGATGGGCTACTCAGGCATATGCATCGGTAGGGGGAGGGAATAAAAGTGCTGACACTGCAAATTATTTCCTCGGGTTGCTTGTGTGGCACTGAAGTTATGTCCATGCCAGATGCAACATAAAGCGTCTTTCACTATCCAAacgctacgcacacacacacacacacacacacacacacacacacacacacacacacacacacacacacacacacacacacacacacacacacacacacacacacacacacacacacacacacacacgcacatacatgtacacacacagatatcccacacatagcaacacacacacacacacacacacacacacacacacacacacacacacacacacacacacacacacacacacacacacacacacacacacaagcaaagatacacaaaaacacatacacacacaggtatcacacacaaacacacacaataatcacacacacacacacacacacacacacacacacacacacacacacacacacacacacacacacacacgcacacacacacacacacacacacacagatatcacGCCCATgtatcatacacacaaacacacacccacacacacagatatcacacgcacagacgcacacaattCAGATCGTCAAATAGACTGGGCTCAGCGAAATTATTATTCACTCTGAATAAACGGCCCTGTTCATAGAATTGGTGGTTCTACTGCTCTCTGTTGTACTTGATCAATCACTCAAGGCCCCTCCAGTGTGTGTCCTTGACACACTTGCATGGTCACCTGATGTattagttgtgtgtgtctccttgcGCAGCGGACAGCAGTATTATGGAATCTCATTTGGGTGTTAAAAGTACAAACAAAGCATTCTCGGGTTACATAAAAGGATGGGCCCCCTCGTTTGTTTGAAATACGTGCCGCCTCAGACTCAACATTGTGGTCATATCAAATATTCAACACTATCACTTGGCTGTATCTTGCGTCGGTCTGTTATTCCCACAAGGGTAATGCACCGAGGGGGAATGGATTCGGGCCTCACACAAGTGACACGAGAAACAATAGGGAGGCAATGAGGACATGGAACACTTCTCGGAACACGCACAGCGGCTCTGTCGCAATGGTGTTCTGTGCATCACAGTAAAGAACATCCTGAAGAATGAAAGCGCTGGGACCTTAATGCTCGTTGTTGTCCCAGCCCAGAGTTTTTAAATTTAGGATGTgagatgtttatttttttggtatacATTATTTACAACATCTAATATGTCCGGATTATGTAACATTTTATTCAGACGTCTGAGGCTTCCCGGGAAGAAactttaatttatatatatacatattttatagttatATGGTTCAATAAATCAAAAGTATAAGCAATTTAAAGTAGAATTATAACATTAAACATTGTTTAAAAAGTATGACAAGTAATGCAAGTTGTAAGTCATGTTGTTATACTCACTTTGTGATGAAAAAGATAGCAAAGTACAATGATTTACTATAACTAAAACTATAACTTATAACTTTATTTCTTTACTACATGATAAATGTATAGCACAAAAATCTATTAATCTATAATCTATTTCATGACACCAAAATGTGTTACAGATTGAAGGCAATCTATGTATGCACTACCGGTAATAGGTCCTACCATGATAGATTACTAATCACGGTGTGTTAAAGAGAATGCTGACGCATTGCTCTTCTGCTGTATTTACATTCTCTCCAACACTTGACCCTGTCCATAACCTTCCTAGCTCCTTACTACACCCTTTTTGCTCACTACCCCTCACTTACTCTCTAGACCGTACCCCTCAAAGGCCTAAACCTCTAACCCTTTTGTTTCTGTCGCTCTCATTACAGAGGACTCAAAATCCCCATTTCCATTTGGTCCAAGCCAGGATTGCTTTCTTCAATTCAGTGACGTGCTATGACTTCATAGCAATCTGTGGGACCACAATAAAAGACAAGCATATTACGCCTTTACAAGTGGGACAACTTCTACTCTTGGCATTGGATGAACATTGAGGTCTGATATAACAACATAATATGGACGCTGAATGTGGTTCCTGTTCGGTGCAGATTACGAGATGTTATTAATAATCGGTCACCCTGTTGCTGATTGTCTTCCTCCCTGTTTCTTGGAGATAAGCTCTTGAAAGAGTTTTTATCTTGTCCGTAATTTTCTCTGATAGTCCTACTTGGCCTGCTTGGCTTTTGAGACATGAAATCAGAAGTACTTGTATAAATGAGTTTTGGCATGTTTCCCGCTTAAAGTATGACTGCGGGAGGATGATTAGTAATTTATCCTCTTCACATTTCTTGTTGCATGGAAACACCGGTGTCATGAATTATGTTAATATTTCTACTTTCATTCTGGTTCCAGTCGGAATCAACTGAATGAAGTCTTTATTATTCATGAACAAATCTCAAGGGCCCACGGGCCCCCGAGAACCATGTGAGAACGCGTCAGCAACCACCAGCCCCAACACGTACGAAGGCAGCAAAACACCTGGGGAAAATGATGCACACTCCCGTCACCTGCACCTTAGCAACTGTACGATGCCGAAGACTAATGTTTTAATTTTAGTACACAACGAAAATATTCATTTGAGGAAGATGAAGTTGATGAGCTATTACAGGAAATGTCATAATCCTTGTCCCCTCAGATGTATTATGATTGACCTCTCAACTTGACCCGCAAATTGCTGACCAATTAGGGAATCTCTTCCCTGATAGGTTTGGGACATCCTTCTTGCCTGTCAATTACAGATTTGGAAATGCAACACTTTAGGGAGGGATGTAGGgcgggagggagcagagaaggaggggactttctttgattgtttatttaaaaaaacttgCTCTCTGCACATGCACTTTATAACTTTATCAAATCTGCCTACAGCAGCTTAAAGGTTGCTAAAGTTACTAATTAGTTTGCCTTCATCgtttgtttatgttgttttattttgttgggTCGGGCATTACTTTGTCATTCATATAATAACGGAGGCTGCACCCTGATGCCATGGCATGTCATTAGTTACTTTCAATAATGATAACTTTCAAAGATGAGTTCTTTCAATAGGAGAACTAATATGGGCCTACTTTTACACACATAGTTAAGCACGTTATATTGATGAGTCTATTAACTGTAATCAGCTTTGTATGTGCATTAAAATGAAAGACAAGCTGTTTACTTTTCCATCAATGTATTGAGCGGCTGATTAATTAAACTAGGTCGAATTGGTAATTCATTCTACTGATCATCTTGCTGGTCTGTCTGGCAGCAGCACCTCATTAATTCAGGACGACTGCGAGGCATTGAAATTGTAATGGTGTCATTAAATATCCCATTCGCTTGATGATGATATTCCGTTCAGATTCAATTATCTTTATTATTGAGATAATAATCACACAGCACACTATTACTACCACTACCTCTCCATTGGGTCAAATGATACATGTTTCTCCTATGTGGATACCGGATAGCCTACTTTATTATTAATAGTGATAATAACAACAATgcttattgttattgtttataataatatataattagtTGTTAGTAGGGTATTGaattagcagtgtgtgtgtgtgtgtgtgtgtgtgtgtgtgtgtgtgtgtgtgtgtgtgtgtgtgtgtgtgtgtgtgtgtgtgtgtgtgtgtgtgtgtgtgtgtgtgtgtgtgtgtgtgtgttaataggtGAAGTATGTATTCTCATAAGTATTGTAGTTAGTATTCTAGTTAATTAGCATGAGCATTAATTTAATTCCCCGCAAATTGTATTTTGTTCTTCTTCAGTTAAGCCTTCCTTTCCCACTGCATACTATGTCTGCTCACTTTCAATTACACATCTAAATGTTCATTTTCAATGTACACAATTAGGGCTTTGCCTATGTCCCCGGGCTGAGGCCGAGAGCTATCTATTTAGTCTCAACCCTGACTACTTTTTCAATCGATTTTAATTGAACACGCTGAGCTTTTTCCAGATCCCGAAACAAAGTGGAGACGAGAGCTGTGCTCTCGAATGCACGGCAGTTTCATGTGAGCGAGGAACATTCACTTGTTCACCTGCTCTGCTCTCACCATGAACCAGAAACCaccgcgtgtgtgtctgtatgtgtgtgtgtgtgtatgtgtgtcagcgtgtgtttCATGTTTCAGATCAAAACACGACTGATATGCATATTTTACAGTTGGGCTCAGAGCCTCGTGTCGCTgttgtatgagagagagaatgagacgacaagagagggaaacagagagagagaaggaaataaAGTCATAGGggatatagagggagagagagagagagagagagagagagagagagagagagagagagagagagagagagagagagagagagagagagagagagagagagagagagagggagagagagagagagagagagagagagagagagagagagagagaggggaaaacagagagagagagagagagcgagaaagagagagagagaaagagggagagagagagagagagagaaagagggagggacaaacgagagagagagagacaacgagataaggaggcagtgagagagaaagagagacagcgagagagggcgACAACGTGAGAGTTggagagacagcaagagggggagaaagaagagagagggagacagtgagagagagagggtgacaacGAAAGAGATGGGGACagcgcgagagggagagagacggggtgcTGCTCCTCTGAGCGTTTCATGTTTAAGGGAGATGCCATGAGAGCTACTCCGCTGTGTATTCGGCCCGTTGTTGCTCGAAGGAGCAACCATTGTGAGTTCAGCCCCGAATTGAGGTGATGAATAAAGCAACACTGGTGGCCTCAGCACTGAGGAAGAGTTGTGCTTTTCATGTGCATTTGCATGTCGCTCCCTTTTTGAGTAACCACTTCAAGTTTGCTGCCTAGAAAAGGGCTTCTCTGTTGTGGGAGCTAGGTCTGGATTATATGGAAAAATGTATTATCAGGGTATTCATGCATTTTACACAATTTCGATAACAATCGCGGTATGCTTGTGCATTGAAAATACCACATTTAACAGTAACAATGAGGGACACTACATTGAAGTATATGGGAATTTAAAGTCACTAAAAGTAGTTTTCCGTTCTCTCTGACATTTTGAACCTCATATTTAGATCATTTGTGGGCCATATCTCCTCGTTAAGACCGAGTATAAAACTGGGTCTCATGAGAGGTCTGATACCTTAATTTCATGACGGTACAATACAATTCAAAGACGTTAAACAATAACGTTGGATTATTGCCCACCTCTAGACTAGCCTCCCTTTTCCTTTAGCGGTGTTGAGGGTTGACAACGGTATTCAGCACAGACAAAGCCTCATTTAATTACGGAGTCTGTGCCAAAGTAGAGCTTTTTGAGTAGAATGGAGAGCTAGGCTGAAACATGAAGATGCTGCCTCCACAGAAGAGGATAAAGGGAGTGCCAGAATAAAAATGAAGAAAATGTCAACTAAAAAACATTTTCTTCATTTTAGGAATACATTTTTCGTGATCATGGTTATTTCCAAGAAAGTCTGTCAGTATGTCTATTCACAGGGTATACTCGTAGTTGTATCATACTTTTTTAGCTTATTGAGGTATGCTGTTGAAGAATAGCGGGTAATTGTAGGATGATTATACATATTGAGGAGAAACGCCGCCCACAAATGACAATTAGCGTAAAGACTACTAGTATATACCATCCATAGTTTCAATGGCTGGAAGAGTTAAAGGATTGTAGCCTCCTCCCATCTTAAATAGAGAATCGAGCTTGAATCTCTTTCCACCCTTTTCCGATTCAATTGATTGATTGGAGGACAAGCTTTCAGTATCAATACATCAGTTCAGACAACTCAAATTACTCTTGCAGGATAATCCATGTATTTCCTCCAATACTTCAATTATATTGTCAGCATTAAGTT
This region includes:
- the psmg3 gene encoding proteasome assembly chaperone 3 — its product is MSTTMIKTRQTEKEINGVRTQVICTEFSNYIFIVLTQYGKIGTLVSVTPESKSSDVSMPMFTTKVLMGKDEPLTHVCAKNLATCVSQEAGNRPVLLGLALKDSSIEAVKLMRDLIKSCQVW